The genomic segment ttCCAAAAATCTTCTCGTCGGTATGACACTGTGCCATGGTGACCTGCTCTCCAGGCGTGAAACCGGGCTAGGTGAACAAGCCAGGGGTTGAGCTCATAACCAACAGCAGGTCTGAAACCATGCCTATGGGCTTCCAAGACCTTAAAGATGAACAGAGACAACAAGTGAGACCTGTTACTAATAagtgctaaaaacaaacaaaaaataaacaaaccaaaatgaaataaatatattttgctCATACTTACAATACGGCCATCACCAGATCCCAAATCCACAAGAGCCCCACTTCGATCTCTCATCAACGTCATCACATTTTGCACTTGAGCTTTGCTGGCAGGAATGTAGGGGACCTAGAGAGAAATTTAAAGAACTAATAAGAAAAGGAGAGATGCGCCTCAAGTCTTTCACATGTATACAGACATTTCTGAGTAATTTCAGACATTACCTGAAGCCTCAAAGGGACCTTACGAAAGCCTGGTTGAAGAATTCCCACCCACATAGCATATACAGCCAGTCCAGTGCCAAGACCTATCTGAGCAACACCCCAACCTCCGATGTCCCTGGACCTGAGTTCAGCAAAGACCTCATCTGGTGTGTCATTGTCCATTTCATGTGCAGTGTGGGGTCCAAATTGAGTAGAATATATATATCCactaaaacagactgaaaatattGTGAAATTAATGTTATACAATAATCTATTCAGAGAAAGAGGAGATTGGTTTATCTGCCTCCATACATGTGCACAAATGTAAATCTGTCcagtttttaatcctttttcttttcaatttgcTCCCTTCTACACTCATTACAATGTTACAAACACATCTTTGGGACACACGTGGGTTCTAAACgcattttcacaaatgtttgtgAAAGTTAGTTATTTGTAAAAgagcaaataaatatttttatattttatgtcaaACATATATTTTGTACAGAACTGATATAATTTTGTGAGTTTATTTCTAACTTTTTACAGGATTGTAACGCTGTAACTGGTCTTTTGCCATGCCTTTCTAATATCAAAAATTTCCTCTTAAGAGAGAAATAtaggattattttattattttcttttcttaattggACGAAGATACAGATAAGTGATTGACGGGTTTAACAGTTAAAACATGATAGTGTAGTACTTTAGTAAATCGGGTTAGGTTTTATTACACGAGATATTTGGCAGGTTTATTAATCaggtacaaaataaatattacaattaTTGGGGAATCCTTTCATCTAAAAACTACTTCGATTTGTACCTCACATAAACGACATTTCGAGCTTTTCTGATGTTAGTACAAACAGGCAGGTGGCTAAGTTCTTACTTTATTTCCAGCAATGTTGTTGCACggagattaaaaaacaaaacaaacaggaaaaaagcacCCTCACACAAccacaaaagtttttttttcacgaAGCATCATACTTctgaagcaaaagaaaataaacgtATTACAATGTAACGATCAATGTAACGAAAATTGACCTATAGGAGAGAAGGCGGACATATTTGCGGGTAGAGCCGGTTCATCTGCGAAATATTCCGTGTATCTGAATGCTAACTAACAGTTCCGGAAACACGGCGCATGTTTTACTGTGGAGTTAAGTTCCGACCCAAATGGCAAAAACCTACAAAAATGTTTGACAAAATAGTCTATACATCTGTAAATCAAAAGGTAGTTACAGTACATATCGCCTTTTACCATCAAAGATGAGGTCTGAAAGGCTTTGGGCTAAGTATTATGCTAtcgaaaaaaacaaaacaacaaaaaaaaaacttttctgatCATAACACCTTTATTTGAAATGGTTCACAAACAACAGTTAACTATCTCCTCAAAAcaaggcagttttaataaacaaaattaaatttattattttttcaaaagCGACATAGCATGCTTTGAAGCAATGTAGAAAAAGAGCAGAGAAATTAGCATCAATATCAAAGTCCCCACTGAGGAAAAAGTAGAAACTCCTTTCTAGTCACTATCTGCATCATCACTGATAATCCCATGCAGGTTGGCCCATTCTGATATTTTTCTCCGTCCTCTGCGTGAATTGTTTTCCAGATCACTATCAGAGCCAGAGTTCAGAGCGCGCTGAAAAGCAGATGATGGAGGGTCATGTTGTTCCTGACTTGCAGAGGTTCCTCTGCGTTTAGGTCGACCTGAAACATTAATTATTCCAACATTACTGTTATAAATTCATATCAAATCTATGTTTGTTTAAGTATTTGTACTTGCTATAGTAAAATTGTAATTACactttccctctgggattaacaAAGGATTTTATCACTTAATTTATACAGTACATGCACTAAAcattttgtattaaaataaaaagcctcatttaaatgtaaacttaCATGAAACAATagattaaaattatgtaaagtaacaataacaacaacagcaataataataataaaaataataataataaaaattatggTACTTTTATAGTGGAGCAAGTTAATCTGCATCCAATTATTCTTTGTCTAAACCTTTTCAAAAGTGCCTGGAAAGTTCTACATACTGACTGCTCTCCTCCAGAAAAATGCTAAACCTCAAGTACACAGAAAACCAGATACCTTGTGTGGTGATGATGTTTCTGACATCAAGCTCAGCCACTTCctgagctctctctctcttcatgcggacttttttacatttatcaaTAGATGGATTACCTAAGTGAAAAAGCAACAACCATATTATGCAACCCGTGCTAACAGTAATGTACATGGTGCAGTTATCTGTAACAAAAACTTTAGAAGTTGTGAAAACGAAACAGGTTTACTGGATTCATAATTACATTGTCACTTTGTTAAATGTGCTGACGACACAGTTCTCCCGTCTCTGCTCTCCGGACACACACAACACCACAGCTCAGCTCTACGGTATTTTGTGGAGTGGTGTGAAAGCTCCTGCTTCAAGCTCATCATAAATATAACTAAGGAGATTATTTTGACCTTTTTGCCCAAAAAGAAAGAACTAACCAGGGCAGTTATCACTATGCTTTGGGGTGAACAAGGACATTCTCACCACATTCTATTAcactttttattgaaaatgaaaaatcctTGTCTTTCACCTACCAGCACTATTCTATCAAACTACAAACAGGAACCATCCGCTCAGTGTGTTTAAGGTCTGTTCAACAATCAGTGAGCAGCCGTTAAGAACACTTACAGCTTTCTGTGACCAGTGGACTGTAAACCTGGCATGCAGGATTTTAGAGAACCCCTCCCATGTTTTGTTTCCAGAGTTTCAGTGGCTCCCCTTGGGACGCATTGTCCAGGTTGTAGGACACAGAGGAGGAAGTCTACTTTCTTCCCTAGGGCTATCCAGTTTCTGAACACCTCTTTAATATCTGAAGTACTTTAACCACCCTCACGTCCTTTTAATGCCGCACTGTGAATGTAGTCTGCTGTCTCTGTTGACTGTATGTATTTTTAACTTATTGATTAAGCTACTGTTATGCCTTTTTAAAGTTACCCCCTGAATTGAATTTGAATTGAATCCTGGCAGtggaatttaaatattttatatttaatcttggtaaaatgatagaaaaaaaacaacaacaactataACACAaaacatccattcatccattatcTATCAAAacatcagtttctttttttcctgattaTTTCAAATATTCATTCTACTTTtccaccattaaaaaaaaacaactacaaaaaccttccaaaataaaacaaaattaaagacaaTCTAAGAGGCCAAGATCTGTGAAAACCTGCAAGTATTCCCACTGACCATGGACACCAAGATCTTCAAGCTCCTTCTTTAGAACGGCCACTTTGGAACGAACAGATCTGCAACCATCTAACAGCTTCTTGTAATTCCTCCTCGCACCACAGAGAGCAATGTAGCGCTTGAGCCTTACGATAGCTTTGTCATCATCCTGTTGGGTAAAGGACACAGACAAGCTGTGAAAGAAAGACACAACATTCATCCCTTATTTCCCTGTTTACAGATTCTTCTCTTCCAATCTTCTTGCACCTTTTATTCTCGCACCTTCTCTGTGAGCATGGATATAAACAGGTAAGGTGGCAGGAATTTAATGAAATGAGACATCTTTGGAGCTACAATTTTAgacaaatctcagctaaaaggACACGTGACCCAGATGCATCATCAATCATTTTGTTGCAGCTTGTCATAGCACCtgttattagaaaaaaatgtaaaaaaatgtaagcTTTTCTACTTCCAAAGCTTGTTAATGATGAGATGCACTGTTAGGTCATTATACTGGCTTACCtgtgtttaaaataactttattgcAAATTGATTTCAGGTCTCATGACCATAATAAATTAACaatagacaaataaataaataaataaataaataagcaaccCATAAACAACAACCTTCACATTATACACTTCTCtttcagtttaataaatatCAACCATAAACTCACCTTCTGGCTTCTGGTGCTCTTATCTGTTCTGccagttttctgtttctttttgtatttagaCACATTTTTTGTCGGActttctccctcttcctccaAAGAAGGAAGTGATGACGAATCAGAgtcattattattcttttctgaCAGGACTTTACCTGCTGCGAGAAACCAGTAGGACGCATGTGAGCCTATTAACAATCATGACTGTATAAGTGAATAAACAATTAGTTAAGTACAAAGTATGCATAGTCACCTTTTTCACTGTCAGAAGGCTCACTATCGTTGATTTTGACATTCCTCGAGGACTTGCTACCTGCATCGCTTTCACTGTCCTCATCActctcttgtgtttgttttccccCACTGGTATCACTGCTTCTTGTCTTTCCTTTCTTTGCAGTGGATGCTTTCTTTTTAACCGTTTTCTTTGGGCTGTCACCACATTCActctcactttctcttttttctgatttttcagtttcatcatctgatgaaTCATCACTGGTCATCTGATATTTTCTATTTGCAGGTCTCTTAAGCTGTGATTTTTTCACCTCTTGCTTTGTGACTTTAGATGGAAATTTAATCTGTTCTTCATCCTCACTCCCAGTTTTACAGTCATCTGCATCGCTTTTACTGTCCTTATCActctcttgtgtttgttttccccCACTGGTATCACTGCTTCTTGTCTTTCCTTTCTTTGGAGTGGATGCTTTcttttttaccattttctttGGGCTGTCACCATATTCActctcactttctcttttttctgatttttcagtttcatcatctgatgagTCATCACTGGTCATCTGACGACTTGCAGGTCTCTTAAGCGGTGATTTTTTCACCTCTTGCTTTGTGACTTTAGATGGAAATTTAATCTGTTCTTCATCCTCACTCCCAGTTTTACAGTCATCTGCATCGCTTTCACTGTCCTTATTActctcttgtgtttgttttcctccacttgTATCGCAGCTTCTTGTCTTTCCTTTCTTTGGAGTGGATGCTTTCTTTTTCACCGTTTTCTTTGGGCTGTCACCACATTCActctcactttctctttttgctgatttttcagtttcatcatcAGAGGAGTCATCACTGGTCATCTGATGTTTTCTATTTGCAGGTCTCTTAAGCGGTGATTTTTTCACCTCTTGCTTTGTGACTTTAGATGGAGATTTAATCTGTTCTTCATCTTCACTCCCAGTTTTACAGTCATCTGCATCCTCTGATTctgtcagaatttttttttacaaagaagCAACAAGcatgagagacagaaaaagacagtAAGGCTAAAAAGAAGGTGGTGAGAAACTGAGATTATCTGACATAATGCACACTTGTTATATCCATACAGTTAAAGCCAGAGCATAGAACTACGTTAGATGCAAAATGACTAGAGACTGAGATAAACTTAGAGAGCAGAACTGCATGGTTGGTAAGAGTTCATTCACATTGAATTAGACCAAATTATGCATCTCCAAAACTTCTCCATAGCCAGGTAGTGACTGACTAAACAGTTTCTTCAATTACTGGAATTAAGCCATGTGTTCATcttgggagaagaggtggaggtggtggagaaaTACCAGTGCCTTGGAGTTCAACTGGAcaacagactagactggaaatgcaacacaaaagCCATCTACAAGGAGGGACAGGGTAGGCTGAGCTCattcaatgtctgcaccaagatgttacATATTTTCTATAAGTCTGTTGaggaaagtgcaatcagctttgcagccacCTGTTGGGgctgcagcatcagagccagagccttaaagaaacttaaaaagctttttaatcGGTTATATAAATGCATTACATACACAGTGACCCAGTCCTATACACTGACATAAAAACAAGTCTTCAGTGTTGCAGGACTCAGCACAGCTCATGTTTTCTCTTAAGAAACGTGTTAATATTGCAAGTTTTTGGATGACATCATCTATGACTAATCACcacttgttttatttcaaaccACAGAAATAACCAGGACAGCAATGCACAGTGATGAACCATCCAATCATTACTTGCTACTTATTTTTAATGGGGATGAAAGTAATTTTACCCTGAGAAACAGCTATAAATAGAACACTGTTCTTAATTAAACACTTTCTAAATAGATTATAAACAATAACCTACCTGATGAGCTTGAATGATTGGATCGTGATTTCTTTGCCCTGGATTCATTTTCTCCTTCACTTTCCACCTCCtcattttcctctcctctcttccttttGTTCTGAAGCTTCTCGGTGTCCACCTcagttccatttttgtcattttcctgCAAGAAATATTAATACTAATTTGAATAACTATGGCAAAATATAGAATGGGCTCCATCCAAAATactgagagaagaaaaaaaaaatctgtaccTTCATGTattcaaaaaattaaaaatgcaccACTTTCATGGGaataatcaaataatcaaataaataaataaataccgaTTCACATCAGTTCACATTGTACTTTTCTGCTGAGGGTAAAGTATGGGAAAGATAACAGCTTTTTTcctcataataaaaataatcatgctttttttcccctcaaactGATCCAAGCTCATTTTTCAACTGAGCAGCCAAATCCTAGGCAGATAAATAGAAGTATATCAGTTCATGATTGTGCATGCATAGCCATAGCATAATGCTGCTGGGAATATAGCAAACTGATTCTACGGCCAGGTCACACATATCATACACACTAATCAACCTGagtgaatgaaaacagatgtcCGCAGTATTGCAAGCTGCTGTTGTTGATAAGGGAATGCCCAACAGACCTTTTCTTGGATGAAAAGTCAGCACTTTTATGGGATCTGACCATTCTCACCAAATTCTGGTCAAAAAGTGATGATTTAAATTattgagagaaaaaacaaacacaaaaaagtgcTGCATTTTCAAATCCCATGAGTACACAAGCCTTATGGGAAATTTGATACCTGAATTTTCATGAGCTCCTCTTCAACCACCAGTTTCATGAACTTCTTTGCTTCTTGACTTAAAGATTCACATTTCACATGAGCCAGATATCGCTTTTTTAAGATTCCCATGGTAAGAgtactgaaataaaacaatgaattaaatatatcaGTCAGTTTGACAGATAAGGATATACtttgtgtgcatatatatatatatataatttcattttgtaCATGTACAATGTActaatttacacacacactgacaattTTCCAAAAGAACTACAAAAATATAGTAGttcaaaaacagattttttttgttttgattacaGTCCCTACTATCCCTTATGACcctgtctttttgttgtttttattgagaAAATATGACCTCTACCAAATTTACCTGCAACAAGGAGTATTTGTAACTTTGTGGAAACCAGTAAAACAATTTAAGCATATATTGCTAAATAAACTAACTGATCAAATTGAACCTCCCCAACTTCCTTCATTGCCTTTTTCCACCAGGTGTCgtttaaaaaacacaatcaagCAGCTGCAAGTTTACATGTGTATCCATCCCAATTCCTCTGTGTAACATTTAATCGTTGACTAGCATCAACTAGCTATCCGACTCAAGTTAACAGATCTCTTACCTGCGTCAACTTgtacattaaatttaaaaggcAAAGTCATTTAAGATAATTTCAGAGTCATGTACATCTTGAACTAATTATTCAAGTAACCACTAGATAATCTGTGCTTCGTGTTATTATATGGTGTGGCAGACAGTTTAGCTAGTTTATGCACATATGCGCAACAGAGACATAGGAACAGGTTACCTGAACAAGCGGAACATACTTAAATACAGCGTAATGACTTCCTACCTCAGGTCTGGCTCATTACAGAGCTGTTCACTCACAAAGCTGCGGATTAGGACTGTCTCCTTTTTCGACACCATCATTACAAACATTAACGCGGTTTTCTTTTCGGCGGCAGGAGGACAGCGAACGTAACCGGAAGTGACGATATTTCAGCCACGCCCCGTCAATAAATATTCGTTAGAGCTAAATATTGTGCAGGCGCAAACATCCGGGAACTTCACTGAATTTCGTTACATCTGGTTATGTTGTCAATGAAAAGAAGGGCACAAAACCCATTAAATTTGTGCGATCGAGCATAATTGATTTCGCATGATTAAATCACTTAAGGATGGTGTAGATGTGGCTGACCTTGCAAGATCGTCTCCTGACTGTCTGTGCTATATTGGTAAATTTGGGGCCAAGCATTGTGTTCAAGGAATAGACTGCACGTGAAATGTTCTGCatcaaaaatgcaaaaaagtaattcatctatttttttctataactgTTTTATGTATGCCGACGTATTATGTTAtgattataaaaataaacacatattgaAGCATCATTTGAACATTTTTGACTGCTTGAAAGACATATTTTACTTGTGAATATGCACCAAAATAATGAATAAGATCTAATTCCggaataaaaaattaatgtaTCCTGTTATTAACACATTCAATGTAGAAAATagaaatttatattttactaaaaATGTAGCATGCAATAATTTGAGAAAAAGATATTACAACATCTCTGATGTGGtatactttttacattttattttcagaactTAGTGGTTcaagtcattttttctttttgcagtctTTACAGTACAATTTGTTTTTGGGTACAGTCTTTCTTTTTGGATGTATCCCACTGTAGACTATCTCACCCGATAACCGTCTCTCTTCCAACTAAAACTGTTTTTGGCTCTATAAACACTGCTGGATTTTCTGAGgtctaaaatgaaattaaatgaaaaatgctttaataaTCCCGAATGATATAAGAAATTAtagaaacttttctttctttctcgcataagaaataatatattttcAGTTAAATGTATTTAAGTTCTTGATCCTGAGGGccatggctgctggcaggaatgactTTCTGTTTTACACACACTTGACGGAGCCTTTGACTAAATGCAATACTGTTTTTCATTGTCGAGtatgaaagcatttttttattatgttcagcagcttgtgcataatttttttctatacaATTAACTCCAGAAGCTCAAAAAAATCAACAGCTTCATAGTAAAATCACCTTGGTGCACACGCTGCAAGATCTCAGCTTCTTCAAGAAGTCTGCTTTGTCCCTTCTTCTAGATATcctttgtgttgcatttccaatCTAGTCTGCACAGTTCTCCACCACCTCCAAATCTTTTGTTCAAGATGTAAGCAATGCTTTGCTTGCTCCTGTTCTTCCTAAAATACGCAAAATTCGATTTTGTCTTGTGTTCGAGATAAGGAGCTCTTTACACCATCCAATTAAGTGATTGGCCAGTTCAGTGGACATAATCACAAAGGTTGTAATCTGAGGT from the Melanotaenia boesemani isolate fMelBoe1 chromosome 2, fMelBoe1.pri, whole genome shotgun sequence genome contains:
- the antkmt gene encoding adenine nucleotide translocase lysine N-methyltransferase, yielding MDNDTPDEVFAELRSRDIGGWGVAQIGLGTGLAVYAMWVGILQPGFRKVPLRLQVPYIPASKAQVQNVMTLMRDRSGALVDLGSGDGRIVLEAHRHGFRPAVGYELNPWLVHLARFHAWRAGHHGTVSYRREDFWKVDLSKCKNITVFLAPSVLSLLQEKLQAELPDDALVVAGRFPFPDWKPCRTEGHGVDRAWAYSMHAQRQHALKQNDKPLATRSDPGN
- the hirip3 gene encoding HIRA-interacting protein 3 isoform X3: MFVMMVSKKETVLIRSFVSEQLCNEPDLSTLTMGILKKRYLAHVKCESLSQEAKKFMKLVVEEELMKIQENDKNGTEVDTEKLQNKRKRGEENEEVESEGENESRAKKSRSNHSSSSESEDADDCKTGSEDEEQIKSPSKVTKQEVKKSPLKRPANRKHQMTSDDSSDDETEKSAKRESESECGDSPKKTVKKKASTPKKGKTRSCDTSGGKQTQESNKDSESDADDCKTGSEDEEQIKFPSKVTKQEVKKSQLKRPANRKYQMTSDDSSDDETEKSEKRESESECGDSPKKTVKKKASTAKKGKTRSSDTSGGKQTQESDEDSESDAGSKSSRNVKINDSEPSDSEKAGKVLSEKNNNDSDSSSLPSLEEEGESPTKNVSKYKKKQKTGRTDKSTRSQKDDDKAIVRLKRYIALCGARRNYKKLLDGCRSVRSKVAVLKKELEDLGVHGNPSIDKCKKVRMKRERAQEVAELDVRNIITTQGRPKRRGTSASQEQHDPPSSAFQRALNSGSDSDLENNSRRGRRKISEWANLHGIISDDADSD
- the hirip3 gene encoding HIRA-interacting protein 3 isoform X2 → MFVMMVSKKETVLIRSFVSEQLCNEPDLSTLTMGILKKRYLAHVKCESLSQEAKKFMKLVVEEELMKIQENDKNGTEVDTEKLQNKRKRGEENEEVESEGENESRAKKSRSNHSSSSESEDADDCKTGSEDEEQIKSPSKVTKQEVKKSPLKRPANRKHQMTSDDSSDDETEKSAKRESESECGDSPKKTVKKKASTPKKGKTRSCDTSGGKQTQESNKDSESDADDCKTGSEDEEQIKFPSKVTKQEVKKSPLKRPASRQMTSDDSSDDETEKSEKRESESEYGDSPKKMVKKKASTPKKGKTRSSDTSGGKQTQESDKDSKSDADDCKTGSEDEEQIKFPSKVTKQEVKKSQLKRPANRKYQMTSDDSSDDETEKSEKRESESECGDSPKKTVKKKASTAKKGKTRSSDTSGGKQTQESDEDSESDAGSKSSRNVKINDSEPSDSEKGKVLSEKNNNDSDSSSLPSLEEEGESPTKNVSKYKKKQKTGRTDKSTRSQKDDDKAIVRLKRYIALCGARRNYKKLLDGCRSVRSKVAVLKKELEDLGVHGNPSIDKCKKVRMKRERAQEVAELDVRNIITTQGRPKRRGTSASQEQHDPPSSAFQRALNSGSDSDLENNSRRGRRKISEWANLHGIISDDADSD
- the hirip3 gene encoding HIRA-interacting protein 3 isoform X1, producing the protein MFVMMVSKKETVLIRSFVSEQLCNEPDLSTLTMGILKKRYLAHVKCESLSQEAKKFMKLVVEEELMKIQENDKNGTEVDTEKLQNKRKRGEENEEVESEGENESRAKKSRSNHSSSSESEDADDCKTGSEDEEQIKSPSKVTKQEVKKSPLKRPANRKHQMTSDDSSDDETEKSAKRESESECGDSPKKTVKKKASTPKKGKTRSCDTSGGKQTQESNKDSESDADDCKTGSEDEEQIKFPSKVTKQEVKKSPLKRPASRQMTSDDSSDDETEKSEKRESESEYGDSPKKMVKKKASTPKKGKTRSSDTSGGKQTQESDKDSKSDADDCKTGSEDEEQIKFPSKVTKQEVKKSQLKRPANRKYQMTSDDSSDDETEKSEKRESESECGDSPKKTVKKKASTAKKGKTRSSDTSGGKQTQESDEDSESDAGSKSSRNVKINDSEPSDSEKAGKVLSEKNNNDSDSSSLPSLEEEGESPTKNVSKYKKKQKTGRTDKSTRSQKDDDKAIVRLKRYIALCGARRNYKKLLDGCRSVRSKVAVLKKELEDLGVHGNPSIDKCKKVRMKRERAQEVAELDVRNIITTQGRPKRRGTSASQEQHDPPSSAFQRALNSGSDSDLENNSRRGRRKISEWANLHGIISDDADSD